From the genome of Gemmatimonadota bacterium:
ATGGTGACGTCGCCGCGGACATAACGGCCGTTCAGCCGCACGCTGTCCTCGGAGACATGCAGGGCGCCGAGCGCCACGGTCACGCTCTCGGCGGGTACGGCAGCCGTGCTGAGCTGTGCGCCTGCGGAACCGGGCGCGGCCGCGAGCGCGAGGAGCGCCGCGGCGAGGACGACCAGGGAGCGCCGCATCGGGCTAGCTCCGGTTGGCGCGAGCGGTGACGGCGAGGCGGCGGAAGCCCAGCACCGCGCCGGTCGCCGCGACGGCGAGGACGGCGGAGGTGATGGCGAGAGTCGCCAGTCCGCCCGAGGCGAGGGTCGTCGTGGCGTCGGCGCCCAGGGCACCCGCCGCGACCTCCCCCGCGCCCGTCACGAGCGTCTGGCGTGTGCGATCGAGGAAGAGTCCCACCACCCAGCCGGCGAGGTCACCGCGGAACGCGAGCCATGCGGCGCTTCCCGAGATCGTGACGGCCGCGAGTCCGGCCCCAGCGCCGACGAGTACCCGCATCGGCGTGCTCGTCGGGATGAGTCGGCGGGCCGATTCGGTCGCGGCGACGTGCCACGGCTCGACGATCTGCACCTGGGCCATGATGCCATCGGCGAAGCGCAGGTTCGGCGTGAAGTGGGGCAGGGCGTCGACGGCCTCGGCGACGATCCGCAGCTCGTCGTAGCGCGCGCGACAATCGCCGCACTCGGCGAGGTGCGCCCGTAGCGGGGCGACGCCGAATCCGGCGTCGCCGTCGACCAGGAGGTCGATCTCGTTGGGGAGGAGGTGGCGGTGGTTCATGAGAGTCTCCGGAGGGGCGTACGCGGGTGGGGGCCCGGGGGTTTCAGAGCAGCGGACGGAAGGCGGAAGGCGGAAGGCGGAAGGAGGAAGGCGGTCCGAGCCGGTTCGGGCAGTGTTCGGGGACACGGGTCCGGCGTGCCCTCTTCCGCAGCCTCGGCCTACTCCCGCAGGTGTTCGAGCGCGTCCCGCAGTTGGTGCCGCGCGCGATGGATGTAGGTCTTCACGGTCCCGAGTGGCAGGTCGAGCGTCGCCGCGATCTCCTCGTAGCTGCGGCCCTCGACGTGGCGGAGCATGATGCAGTTCCGGTACTCCGGGCGGAGCGACGCGATGGCGCGCTCGATGGCGCTGCCGAGTTCCTTCGCGGTCAGCTCGTCGAGCGCGTTCTCGCCCTGGTCGGCGAGCTCGAACGAGGTCGCTTCGACGTCGGAGGCGCTCGTCGCGTTCGGCGAGCCGTCCATCGAGATCGTGTCGAGATGGCGCCGCCGGAGGTGGTCGATCGCGATGTTGTTCGCGATCTTGAAGAGCCAGCTCGAGAACTTGAACTCGGGCCGGTACTTGTCGATGTGGTTCAGGACCTTGATGAAGGCGTCCTGCGCGAGGTCCTCGGCCGCGGTCGCGTCACGCACCATGCGGAAGATGAGCGAGTAGACCGGCCGCTCGTACCGACGGATGAGCTCGCGATACGCCGCCTCCTTGCCCTTCTGGGCAAGTGCGACGACGTCGGCATCCGGGAGATTGGGCAGGTCGAGGGGGGGCGCCATTCGCTGTCGGGAAACTTGCCCGGGGTCGCGGTGCCGGGCAACTTTCACGTCTTATGCCGCACACGATCGATTCGGAGGCTCTCGAGGCCAAGGCGGCCGCCGAGGGCACCTCGGCGGCCGGAAAGCGCAGCTACGTCCAGCGGATCTTCTCGGAGATCG
Proteins encoded in this window:
- a CDS encoding sigma-70 family RNA polymerase sigma factor yields the protein MAPPLDLPNLPDADVVALAQKGKEAAYRELIRRYERPVYSLIFRMVRDATAAEDLAQDAFIKVLNHIDKYRPEFKFSSWLFKIANNIAIDHLRRRHLDTISMDGSPNATSASDVEATSFELADQGENALDELTAKELGSAIERAIASLRPEYRNCIMLRHVEGRSYEEIAATLDLPLGTVKTYIHRARHQLRDALEHLRE